In Planococcus sp. MB-3u-03, the DNA window GATTTATCGCGGACGTCACGTTCGGGGTCCATCAACGTATCGCGAATCAATTGATTTAGGTAATCAAGCCCGAATTTCTCTTTGGCGTACTCTACAAGTTCTTCGTAACGGAGGACGCGGATTTCCTCAACACGCGGTGCCATGCCGACTTTTTCGCACAAGGCAAGATAATCTTCCATGCATTCTGCAGCAGATTCCTTTGCCAAGCTCTCGAAAATACCCATGACGTCTTCAGCGTTTCTTTCCATCGTGAAGACGTTATAGAGCGCTTTTGTCCGGTATGGCGTCTGCACCGAATATTCTTCTTTCATATCCCCTTGCGTCAGGGTTACCGGAAGCGGCGTTTCTTCTCCGTGCACGGTCTCAGAAAACGCCGGATTCCATTCCATTTTCCGCGTCAAATAGGTGGACAGATAGCTCGAGGTCATGCCGGCAAGCGGCTCGCCTGCATGCGTTTCTTTGCCGTAGAACAAAGCGCTCGGCATGATTTTCCCGATCGACCCGGTGTAGATGTATTGCGATTCATCGCCAGGCGATTTCGCGAACACCGGCTCGCCGTTTAGAAACAGCACATATTCCAAGCCATATTGGCGTTCGAGGTCGAGCAGCTTTGACACGCCGTAACGCATGCCTGCCGAGTTGACTTCCTCATCCGGCACTGACATGAGCACAATATTGACCGGCCAATTTTCAAGGCTGGCCCGTTCGATCAACGCCATATGGATCGCCAGCCCTGACTTCATGTCCATGATGCCGCGGCCGAATAAATAATCACCGGATGCGAGATCGGCCTGCATCTCCCGCTTGAATTCGCTTTTAATCTTTTGGAATGCTTTCTCCAGTTCTGCCGGCTGGTAAGCGAGCGGCGCCAAATCCCCGTATTCGTGCACGGCGACGGTATCGAAATGGCTGAGCAGCACGACGGTGCGTGAGGCTTTTTCATGCTTGTATAATGCGGTCAAATACCGGCGTTCCCAATTGACTTCGCCCAAGGAAACAAGTTCCGGGTGCTTGTGAAAATACTCTGTTTCCATTAATTTGGATTTCAATCGTTCCGGGAATTTCACTTCCCCTTCCGTCAAACCTTGCGACTCCCAGCCGACCAATTGTTCTGTCAGCTGGCGCACTTGTGCTGGTGTGCCCCATAAACCCGTCATCGTTCATTCTCCTTTCGCTATTCCACTATAGAAAAAAACGGCTCATGTAGGGAGCCGTTTCCTGCGTTTCCGAAGTAAATCCTCCGCTGCCCCTGACCCGAATATCACGCCGATCACTATGAGCACAAGTCCGATCAAATGACCCGGCGTAATCGTTTCACCGAGAATGAGGCTTGCTGCCACGAGCGAGAACAGCGTATTCAGGTTCATGAAAATTGCCGCTTTCGTCGGTCCTGCCTGGCCAATCGAGTAATTGTAAAGCATATGCCCGACTGCTGTACCAAGCATTCCCGAAAAGAAGAACGCTAGCCAGAATGACGATGGAACTGCCGCGAATGCCGCAATTTCTCCCGGTTCCTGGATGAGCGCGATGATGAACAACACGATCGCTCCCATCACGAGCATGTATCCCGTCAACAGGCGCGGATCCAGCGAGCGTGCCGCATTTGCTATGACAATATAACTGAAGACTTGAGCCAAAATGGAGATGAATACCAATATATCTCCAAGACTCAAACCTGAAGCCGAGTCGCTTCCGACCATTACCGTCGTGGCAACGCCAGCAAAACCGATGAACACCCCGAGCCATTGCAGCCGTGAAGGCACATTGCGCATGATCAGCGATACCAAAACTGCCGTCAGCATCGGCCCGGTCCCGAGAATCAAACCGGCATTCGTTCCGGAAGTGATCGCCAAACCTTGTGACAGAAAATAATGATGCGCCACTACATTGAGCAGCGCTCCGAGCAATATGTATTTCCAATCGCTGCGCTTTGGCCAGCGCATCATGCCGAGCGATGCCA includes these proteins:
- a CDS encoding M20/M25/M40 family metallo-hydrolase, whose protein sequence is MTGLWGTPAQVRQLTEQLVGWESQGLTEGEVKFPERLKSKLMETEYFHKHPELVSLGEVNWERRYLTALYKHEKASRTVVLLSHFDTVAVHEYGDLAPLAYQPAELEKAFQKIKSEFKREMQADLASGDYLFGRGIMDMKSGLAIHMALIERASLENWPVNIVLMSVPDEEVNSAGMRYGVSKLLDLERQYGLEYVLFLNGEPVFAKSPGDESQYIYTGSIGKIMPSALFYGKETHAGEPLAGMTSSYLSTYLTRKMEWNPAFSETVHGEETPLPVTLTQGDMKEEYSVQTPYRTKALYNVFTMERNAEDVMGIFESLAKESAAECMEDYLALCEKVGMAPRVEEIRVLRYEELVEYAKEKFGLDYLNQLIRDTLMDPERDVRDKSFHIADILLLNCQELTPGIVLLFAPPYYPAVNSSEDPFIEKCVAHVTQDALERFDLELEQVHFFNGISDLSYVNYEDTASGWVSYEKNTPVYGDQYSIPFQAMQQLKAPVLNIGPFGKDPHKRTERLHIKNAFEEIPEIIASLILHIGEQAD
- a CDS encoding DMT family transporter; this encodes MTPWKVYGILTSVMVVWGFNLAAVKYLLEFVDPVTLTAFRILLAGVTVLIILASLGMMRWPKRSDWKYILLGALLNVVAHHYFLSQGLAITSGTNAGLILGTGPMLTAVLVSLIMRNVPSRLQWLGVFIGFAGVATTVMVGSDSASGLSLGDILVFISILAQVFSYIVIANAARSLDPRLLTGYMLVMGAIVLFIIALIQEPGEIAAFAAVPSSFWLAFFFSGMLGTAVGHMLYNYSIGQAGPTKAAIFMNLNTLFSLVAASLILGETITPGHLIGLVLIVIGVIFGSGAAEDLLRKRRKRLPT